One window of Cervus elaphus chromosome 2, mCerEla1.1, whole genome shotgun sequence genomic DNA carries:
- the LOC122705731 gene encoding syntaxin-18-like: MSSEKVSQSPSKDSEEKPVPEEYTEKIPVEAQPELGNWGDGKGEDELSPEEIQMFEQENQRLIGEMNSLFDEVRQIEGKVVEISRLQEIFTEKLLQQEAEIDSIHQLVVGATENIKEGNEDIREAIKNNAGFRVWVLFFLVMCSFSLLFLDWYDN, from the coding sequence ATGTCTTCTGAGAAAGTTTCACAGAGCCCATCAAAAGACTCTGAAGAAAAACCTGTCCCtgaagaatatacagaaaagattCCAGTTGAAGCACAACCTGAATTGGGAAACTGGGGAGATGGCAAAGGTGAAGATGAGTTATCcccagaagaaatacaaatgtttGAACAAGAAAATCAGCGCCTGATTGGTGAAATGAACAGTCTGTTTGACGAAGtgaggcaaatagaagggaaagtgGTTGAAATCTCCAGACTCCAAGAGATCTTCACAGAGAAGCTTTTACAGCAGGAAGCCGAGATTGACAGTATTCACCAGTTAGTAGTTGGAGCAACTGAGAATATCAAGGAGGGCAATGAAGACATCAGAGAGGCCATCAAGAACAACGCCGGCTTCCGGGTGTGGGTGCTCTTCTTCCTAGTGATGTGCTCCTTCTCCCTGCTCTTCCTCGACTGGTACGACAACTAG